AATTAATTCAAACCTTATTATCAAAAAATCCAGGATCCTTCTCTTTGAACTTGGTGATGATGGAATCATTAAAACAAATGTCAACAACATCATATGCCGGTTCTTTCGGAGTGAAACAATTTTTCTTAACCTCAACCTTAAAAACGAATGATCTATCACATAACATACGTTGAAATTCTGAGAGTTGTGTTAAGTCAAAATCACCCTGTTTCAAAAAAAAGGTGATACTAAATCAGTACTAATAAGTCATCATATCATAACCAAACTTACactaatatattattatttcatAAAACTTACATTTTCAGTAGATTTCAAAATCTCAGTGCAGGACTTATGGAGCAAAAGGCATCCAAGCTTTTCAAATATGACAAAGGTTGCACTCCCTGAGGAATCAATAACTTTCACCTTAATTCTATACCTGtttttataatatatacaaATGAAATAATCAGCATAAATAAACCTCATACCAACACTATAATTTCAAGGAAAACAAATCAATATTTTGAAGagtaaatgaaaaatatattgACCTTGGAATAATATTCTCAACATGCTTTGAACACTTTTTACAATAGTATGACCCAAACTTCAGAACAACTTCAGTGCCACATCTACATTGAGCAACAAACCAATCAGGTCCACCAATCACTCCCATAATGGTACCATACACAGCATAATCACCATCCTAAAAGAAAAGTaacaaacaataaaaaatgcattactattttaatttggaCTTGAATGATGAACatgaaaagaaagtaaaaaataataaaaaatgactaaCCTCTTTACATTCCTTCAATTTTCCAATTGTCTTCCGAGGTGTAATCTCCAGAAAATCTTCCGCAAGTGAGTAATAgtgatcatgtttttgagcacTATGTGATTTCAAAGATGATATAAAGAAAGcaaaattttagatattatgTAAAAGAATATAGCAATACTATAGCATAGCCATGAAGCTTTAAAAAAAAGGTTGAACCTCGTATTAACGTTGGAAAGGGGTTTCTCCCTAATCAGAAATCTATCAAAGTTTTGTTTATGCTTAACGGTGCTATCAACCTGTTGCAACAATGCGACGCAACAAAAGGGAAATAGAAAATTTAGTTAACAAAGACAATAAACTTCAAGATAAAAAGGATACAAATGATCACAGTGCCGCATGATATGTAGGTTGTacatatttagttatttttgttttccaAAACCACAAATAACATCTAACACCatgttttatttatcaaattGGAAGTGAATGATTAAATAAAATGGCATATGTCGCTACAACCAAactcaaaatttaataaaaaacacATCGTTAATTAACTATAGAAACATGAATTTCTTAACCTTGTTGAAGGCTCGTGTGAACAACTTCGGTATGGAAAT
The genomic region above belongs to Arachis stenosperma cultivar V10309 chromosome 5, arast.V10309.gnm1.PFL2, whole genome shotgun sequence and contains:
- the LOC130982415 gene encoding uncharacterized protein LOC130982415, translated to MPQKLISSKRVLGDTSWTKRISIPKLFTRAFNKVDSTVKHKQNFDRFLIREKPLSNVNTSAQKHDHYYSLAEDFLEITPRKTIGKLKECKEDGDYAVYGTIMGVIGGPDWFVAQCRCGTEVVLKFGSYYCKKCSKHVENIIPRYRIKVKVIDSSGSATFVIFEKLGCLLLHKSCTEILKSTENGDFDLTQLSEFQRMLCDRSFVFKVEVKKNCFTPKEPAYDVVDICFNDSIITKFKEKDPGFFDNKIDLTASISQSL